In Massilia antarctica, the following are encoded in one genomic region:
- a CDS encoding glycoside hydrolase family protein, whose amino-acid sequence MLKNSDSAEYKRVEKGITAEEENRMFAEDVEKIRLRALKSIHKPLHQYEFDALMSLAFNTGGLKKFTKLLANLNTGLYGECCKEFADITSKGDKGLKARRKSEMDLFTNNVYNADH is encoded by the coding sequence GTGTTAAAAAATTCGGATAGTGCCGAGTATAAGCGGGTTGAAAAAGGAATTACGGCAGAGGAAGAAAATCGCATGTTCGCAGAAGATGTTGAGAAAATTCGCCTGCGTGCGCTGAAGAGTATTCACAAGCCTTTGCATCAATACGAATTCGATGCGTTGATGAGCCTCGCATTTAACACTGGCGGGCTAAAAAAATTTACGAAACTTCTGGCTAATTTGAATACCGGCTTGTATGGCGAATGCTGCAAAGAGTTTGCTGATATAACATCTAAAGGCGACAAGGGCTTGAAAGCGCGACGGAAATCCGAAATGGATTTATTTACGAATAATGTTTACAACGCAGATCATTGA
- a CDS encoding ISL3 family transposase, protein MSISMETLFTTALGLQAPWEVTEFKLDTGARRIDFEVRYQSEEMACPVCETPAQKIHSRMRRSWRHLDFFQYEAWVHAEVPRVRCRSCGKTSRIEVPWSRPGSHFTLLFEALAMSLCQTMTVAETARLLRVTAHRLWRSVGHYVAVARGKDDMSDVKLIGIDETSLRRGHQYVTVVHDLDAKRLLFATEGRGHETVAAFKADLIAHGGQVQGIAHVCMDMSQAYVKGVTEQLPQAQISFDRFHVIAMANDAMDKVRKLEMAEQPRVVRSALGTERKTVRALMWGMRRDARSWTARQRDTMYLLQRSRLKTARAWRLKEALRDAYRQAVTANNAEVAQSALESWMSWARRSRLEPFKKLALTLRERLPGVVRGMLDGRSNAYVEAMNGMLQQSKRAARGFRSAANFIAIAYLRMSKLTHLPVNPLQTAGKRSVSIRRYRDGRQVSPKTS, encoded by the coding sequence TTGAGTATTAGCATGGAAACCTTGTTCACCACCGCGCTGGGCTTGCAAGCTCCGTGGGAGGTGACTGAATTCAAGCTCGACACTGGGGCGCGACGGATCGATTTTGAAGTACGCTATCAAAGCGAGGAGATGGCCTGCCCCGTTTGCGAGACACCAGCACAGAAGATCCACAGCCGCATGCGGCGCAGCTGGCGACATCTCGATTTCTTCCAATATGAAGCTTGGGTGCACGCCGAAGTACCGCGCGTGCGCTGCCGCTCCTGCGGCAAGACCTCGCGCATTGAGGTGCCGTGGTCGCGACCTGGAAGTCATTTCACCTTGCTTTTCGAGGCGCTGGCCATGTCCTTGTGCCAGACGATGACGGTGGCCGAGACCGCCCGGCTGCTGCGTGTGACGGCGCATCGCCTGTGGCGCAGCGTCGGCCATTACGTCGCGGTGGCGCGCGGCAAGGATGACATGAGCGACGTGAAGCTCATCGGCATCGACGAGACCAGCCTTCGGCGCGGTCACCAGTATGTGACTGTTGTTCACGATCTGGACGCCAAGCGCCTGCTGTTCGCCACCGAAGGCCGCGGCCACGAGACGGTAGCCGCTTTCAAGGCCGATCTGATTGCCCATGGCGGGCAGGTGCAGGGAATCGCGCATGTCTGTATGGATATGAGCCAGGCCTACGTCAAGGGCGTCACCGAGCAATTGCCGCAGGCTCAGATCAGCTTCGACCGTTTCCACGTCATTGCCATGGCCAACGATGCCATGGACAAGGTCCGCAAGCTGGAAATGGCGGAACAGCCGCGTGTCGTTCGCAGCGCCTTGGGCACCGAACGCAAGACCGTCCGCGCATTGATGTGGGGAATGCGTCGCGACGCGCGTAGCTGGACGGCACGCCAACGCGACACGATGTATCTCTTGCAGCGCTCCCGACTCAAGACTGCAAGGGCGTGGCGGCTGAAGGAAGCATTGCGGGACGCCTATCGGCAGGCCGTTACCGCCAACAACGCGGAGGTGGCGCAGTCAGCGCTGGAGAGTTGGATGTCGTGGGCTCGCCGGAGTCGACTCGAGCCGTTCAAGAAGCTGGCGTTGACGCTGCGCGAGCGACTGCCGGGCGTCGTGCGCGGCATGCTCGATGGCCGCAGTAACGCCTATGTCGAAGCGATGAACGGCATGCTTCAGCAATCCAAGCGTGCAGCGCGCGGTTTCCGCAGCGCCGCCAATTTCATTGCCATCGCCTATCTGCGCATGTCCAAGCTGACTCATTTGCCTGTCAATCCCTTGCAGACAGCAGGAAAAAGGTCTGTTTCAATTAGGCGATACCGCGACGGTCGTCAAGTTTCACCGAAAACGTCATAG
- a CDS encoding LysM peptidoglycan-binding domain-containing protein, which produces MTTPEDLLSADLPAEDLPAEDLPADELPADDLPANGLPADDLSCAVRVKLLDPLGEYLQGLKYQVREGQKIVAKGTTDAKGNIKAFDSTVGAELSVYVERFASDDMKLIRMLSPWSEDYRVKIVSGKVLEELTVTEDKGAPGEYRRKTHKVVKNETLGQIAVLYGTTAQEIANLNGIKLESIIHIDQVLKIPPEAKKAQGASQSGAPPASRPATPSSVPAPSAKPLPSASEAIPPVPAPASKPAAPASAPNTPVAAPAPAPQAAPWPKPKTIPISAPVPTIKEESRGENGTPKTTLGLDCNKAGCIKLGDTGDLVEEINIRLMGFGQTIKYPSPLTEFTIATENAVKQFQRDYMGVAETGRVCPSVLASIDEFGRKHLLPGGNGGFDQMKCQCQTEANPGPHVCSGFGMGRTESASIGYFVDMKKHTGSKPGVERRGIHRALFWSLKAAIFYLHVKESNLGCKVDKISSGFRCWRRAQQMKTFTTNHMGDAVDFWIKDKTGHVCNSDLEKVKNKVFVAHMKARPTWDTKNAISLEPTKKAGSWVHMDVREFASMYKPDRFYSRNLADANGVELMTLAKQKSLFALVNCGGVAAKLPVQPSAGPKSAAPKSSPGNATPPLPPVSSTPKPSPASTPVPKPNPSGQKSPTAGSGKIGPVIGAPSEVRRDAKSLQVSQAGINFIRIWESGNLTKTHLTPYNDSKKLCTIGVGHLIDGKVSCEVLRPYDVSGET; this is translated from the coding sequence ATGACTACACCTGAAGATTTACTCTCTGCAGATTTACCAGCTGAAGATTTACCAGCCGAAGATTTACCAGCTGACGAGCTACCAGCTGATGATCTACCTGCCAATGGTTTGCCCGCCGATGATTTGTCCTGTGCCGTACGAGTCAAGTTGCTTGACCCTTTGGGCGAGTACCTTCAAGGGTTAAAGTATCAAGTCCGCGAGGGACAGAAGATTGTCGCAAAAGGAACGACTGACGCCAAGGGTAACATCAAGGCGTTTGATTCGACCGTGGGCGCCGAACTGAGCGTGTACGTGGAACGCTTCGCCAGCGATGATATGAAGCTGATCAGGATGTTGAGTCCGTGGTCGGAAGATTATCGTGTCAAGATTGTCAGCGGCAAGGTACTGGAAGAGCTGACAGTGACCGAGGACAAGGGGGCGCCAGGCGAATACAGACGCAAAACTCACAAGGTTGTCAAAAACGAAACCTTGGGCCAGATTGCGGTACTCTACGGTACAACGGCGCAGGAAATTGCTAACCTGAACGGCATTAAACTCGAAAGTATTATCCACATTGACCAAGTGCTAAAGATTCCGCCCGAGGCGAAAAAGGCACAAGGTGCGTCTCAGAGCGGCGCGCCCCCAGCATCTCGCCCGGCCACGCCATCGTCAGTACCGGCACCGTCAGCCAAGCCACTTCCATCGGCTTCGGAGGCGATACCGCCGGTGCCTGCGCCCGCATCGAAGCCCGCTGCGCCAGCGTCTGCGCCGAACACTCCCGTGGCGGCCCCTGCGCCGGCCCCGCAAGCTGCACCTTGGCCGAAACCCAAAACCATACCGATCAGCGCTCCGGTTCCTACCATAAAAGAGGAAAGTCGCGGGGAAAACGGTACGCCGAAAACCACGCTTGGATTGGATTGCAATAAAGCCGGCTGCATCAAGCTCGGGGATACGGGCGATCTGGTTGAAGAAATCAACATCCGGTTGATGGGCTTTGGTCAAACAATCAAATATCCCTCACCACTCACCGAATTTACTATCGCAACTGAAAATGCGGTAAAGCAATTTCAGCGAGATTACATGGGTGTGGCGGAGACTGGCAGGGTTTGTCCATCGGTGCTGGCGAGCATTGACGAATTCGGAAGGAAGCACCTGCTGCCAGGTGGAAACGGTGGTTTCGATCAGATGAAGTGCCAATGTCAGACGGAAGCGAACCCAGGTCCGCATGTGTGTTCTGGATTTGGCATGGGTAGAACAGAGTCAGCGTCGATCGGCTATTTCGTGGACATGAAGAAGCACACCGGCAGTAAGCCAGGGGTCGAACGGCGAGGCATACACCGTGCCTTGTTTTGGAGCCTGAAGGCTGCCATTTTTTATCTTCATGTCAAGGAATCTAACCTCGGCTGCAAGGTTGATAAAATTTCTTCGGGATTTCGTTGCTGGCGGCGTGCTCAGCAGATGAAAACATTTACAACCAATCACATGGGTGATGCAGTTGACTTTTGGATTAAAGATAAAACCGGACACGTGTGCAATAGTGATTTGGAGAAGGTTAAGAATAAGGTATTTGTAGCACATATGAAGGCTCGCCCGACGTGGGATACGAAGAATGCAATTTCACTGGAGCCAACCAAAAAGGCAGGCTCCTGGGTACACATGGATGTGCGTGAATTCGCATCAATGTACAAACCTGATCGTTTCTATTCTAGAAATCTTGCTGACGCAAACGGTGTCGAGTTGATGACTTTGGCCAAACAAAAGTCGTTGTTTGCGTTAGTAAATTGTGGGGGAGTCGCAGCCAAGTTACCGGTGCAGCCAAGTGCCGGTCCGAAGTCGGCTGCGCCAAAGTCGAGCCCGGGTAACGCAACGCCGCCATTACCTCCGGTATCGTCAACGCCGAAGCCTTCGCCGGCTTCCACGCCTGTGCCTAAACCGAATCCATCTGGTCAGAAGTCTCCGACTGCCGGAAGTGGTAAAATCGGCCCGGTCATTGGGGCCCCATCAGAGGTGCGTCGTGATGCGAAGAGCTTGCAGGTTTCGCAAGCGGGGATCAACTTTATCCGAATCTGGGAAAGTGGAAATCTTACGAAGACGCATCTCACACCATATAACGATAGCAAAAAATTGTGCACGATTGGCGTTGGCCATTTGATCGACGGCAAGGTGTCATGCGAAGTGTTAAGGCCCTATGACGTTTCCGGTGAAACTTGA
- a CDS encoding DUF2345 domain-containing protein, whose translation MGLQFLPRIGQEVLVQFIENDIDRPLIVGALYNGQGEGGIAPTPGGDMGGESEPQRFHPAHDHATSAQGNLAGGHSPLWHGASNTSAGHRNSAAQWGVRSKEFGGPGYNQLLFDDTDTQGRIQLKSSHAASELNLGHLVHNADNFRGSLRGSGAELRTDAYGAVRARSGLLVSSYRLAHAAPERDPAGDNAAGIAMLKHAVKLGETYAKGAMVHQSIGFGVHGGSSAADKSVMDKETAPLKAMLAAVAGMVGDGSQPGAVGGSSGRSTAPDKGTVPHVADPVIKVAARGGLGVAAAGDLQLANGESVSLMSGRDSQYVTGGQLRVHSSQAIGMVGGLIQPGQDNIGLQLIAAQDDIDVQAQSDEIKVRARNDVDIISANAHIDWAAATSISLTTAGGANITIAGGNITVQCGGSIFIYAGIKDFTGPGGAGYPMPLLPVANPETPFSNRLDIHDVFVKHVFGDVSYKARLPSKKVMSGSLDEHGRTVQIYAEDGDKIEILSGVSLDEWDLIYDYDDDDADNAQ comes from the coding sequence GTGGGCCTGCAGTTCCTGCCGCGCATCGGCCAGGAAGTGCTGGTCCAGTTCATCGAAAACGACATCGACCGGCCGCTGATCGTGGGCGCCCTGTACAACGGCCAGGGCGAAGGCGGGATTGCGCCCACCCCGGGCGGCGACATGGGTGGCGAGAGCGAGCCGCAGCGCTTCCACCCGGCGCACGACCACGCCACCTCGGCCCAAGGCAACCTGGCCGGCGGGCATAGTCCGCTGTGGCACGGGGCCTCCAACACCAGCGCCGGCCACCGCAACAGCGCGGCCCAGTGGGGCGTGCGCAGCAAGGAATTCGGCGGACCCGGTTACAACCAGCTGCTGTTCGACGATACCGATACGCAAGGCCGCATCCAGCTCAAGAGCAGCCACGCGGCGAGCGAACTCAATCTGGGCCACCTGGTGCACAACGCCGACAACTTCCGTGGCAGCCTGCGCGGCAGCGGGGCCGAGCTGCGCACCGATGCCTATGGCGCGGTGCGCGCCCGTTCCGGCCTGCTGGTGAGCAGCTACCGGCTGGCGCATGCGGCGCCGGAGCGCGACCCGGCCGGCGACAACGCGGCCGGCATCGCCATGCTCAAGCATGCCGTGAAACTGGGCGAGACCTATGCCAAGGGAGCCATGGTGCACCAGAGCATCGGCTTCGGTGTGCATGGCGGCTCGTCCGCGGCGGACAAGAGCGTGATGGACAAGGAAACGGCGCCGCTCAAGGCGATGCTGGCGGCGGTGGCCGGCATGGTCGGCGATGGCAGCCAGCCTGGCGCCGTGGGCGGATCGAGCGGACGCAGCACCGCGCCGGACAAGGGCACGGTGCCGCACGTGGCCGACCCGGTCATCAAGGTGGCGGCGCGCGGCGGGCTGGGCGTGGCGGCGGCGGGGGATTTGCAGCTGGCCAATGGCGAAAGCGTGTCGCTGATGAGTGGACGGGATTCCCAGTACGTCACCGGCGGCCAGCTGCGCGTACACAGCAGCCAGGCGATCGGCATGGTGGGCGGGCTGATCCAGCCGGGCCAGGACAATATCGGCCTGCAACTGATCGCGGCGCAGGACGATATCGATGTGCAGGCGCAGTCCGACGAAATCAAGGTGCGCGCGCGCAACGATGTCGACATCATCAGTGCGAATGCGCATATCGACTGGGCGGCGGCGACCAGCATCAGCCTGACGACGGCGGGCGGGGCCAACATCACCATCGCCGGCGGGAATATCACGGTGCAGTGCGGCGGCTCGATCTTCATTTACGCGGGGATCAAGGATTTCACCGGGCCGGGTGGGGCGGGTTATCCTATGCCGCTGCTGCCCGTGGCGAATCCGGAAACGCCGTTCAGCAACCGCCTCGATATTCACGATGTGTTCGTCAAGCACGTTTTTGGCGATGTGAGCTACAAGGCGCGCCTGCCGAGCAAGAAGGTCATGTCGGGTTCGCTCGACGAACACGGACGCACGGTGCAGATTTACGCCGAGGATGGCGACAAGATTGAGATTCTCAGCGGCGTTTCGCTTGACGAATGGGATTTGATATATGACTACGACGATGACGATGCAGACAATGCCCAGTAA
- a CDS encoding ISL3 family transposase: MSIGMETLFTTALGLQAPWEVSELKLDTGAKRIDFEVRYQSEEMACPACKAPAQKIHSRMQRSWRHLDFFQFEAWVHAEVPRVRCRSCGKTSRIEVPWSRPGSHFTLLFEALAMSLCQTMTVAETARLLRVTAHRLWRSVGHYVAVARGKDDMSEVKLIGIDETSLRRGHQYVTVVHDLDAKRLLFATEGRDHETVVAFKADLIAHGGQPQRIEHVCMDMGQAYIKGVTEQLPQAQISFDRFHVIALANDAMDKVRKLEMAEYPRVVRSALGSERKTVRALMWGMRRDAHSWTARQRDTMYLLQRSRLKTARAWRLKEALRDTYRHAAAANSAEAAQAALERWISWARRSRLEPFKKLALTLRERLPGIVRGMLDGRSNAYVEAMNGMLQQAKRAARGFRTAANFIAIAYLRMSKLAHLPDNPLQAAVKRSVSIRRYRDGRQVSPKTS; encoded by the coding sequence TTGAGTATTGGCATGGAAACCCTGTTCACCACCGCACTGGGCTTGCAAGCCCCGTGGGAGGTGAGCGAATTGAAGCTCGACACGGGAGCGAAACGGATCGACTTTGAAGTTCGCTATCAAAGCGAGGAAATGGCCTGCCCCGCCTGCAAGGCGCCGGCGCAGAAGATCCACAGCCGCATGCAGCGCAGCTGGCGGCACCTCGATTTCTTTCAATTTGAAGCTTGGGTGCACGCAGAAGTACCGCGCGTGCGCTGCCGCTCCTGCGGAAAGACCTCGCGCATCGAAGTGCCATGGTCGCGCCCTGGCAGTCATTTCACCCTGCTGTTCGAGGCTCTGGCCATGTCCTTGTGCCAAACAATGACTGTGGCCGAGACCGCCCGGCTGCTGCGTGTGACGGCGCATCGCCTGTGGCGCAGCGTCGGCCATTACGTCGCGGTGGCGCGCGGCAAGGATGACATGAGCGAGGTGAAGCTCATCGGAATCGACGAAACCAGCCTTCGGCGCGGCCACCAGTACGTGACGGTCGTTCACGACCTGGATGCCAAGCGCCTGCTGTTCGCCACCGAAGGCCGCGACCATGAGACGGTGGTCGCTTTCAAGGCCGATCTGATCGCCCATGGCGGGCAGCCGCAGCGGATCGAGCACGTCTGCATGGACATGGGCCAGGCCTACATCAAAGGCGTCACCGAGCAATTGCCGCAGGCCCAGATCAGTTTCGACCGTTTCCACGTGATCGCCTTGGCCAACGATGCGATGGACAAGGTACGCAAGCTGGAAATGGCGGAGTATCCGCGCGTCGTTCGCAGCGCCTTGGGGAGCGAACGCAAGACCGTCCGTGCGTTGATGTGGGGCATGCGCCGCGACGCGCACAGCTGGACGGCGCGCCAGCGCGACACGATGTATCTCTTGCAGCGTTCCCGGCTCAAGACCGCAAGGGCGTGGCGGCTGAAAGAAGCATTGCGGGACACCTATCGGCACGCCGCGGCCGCCAACAGCGCGGAAGCGGCGCAGGCGGCGCTGGAGCGTTGGATATCGTGGGCCCGCCGAAGCCGACTCGAACCGTTCAAGAAACTGGCGCTGACGCTGCGCGAGCGCCTGCCAGGCATCGTGCGCGGCATGCTCGATGGCCGCAGCAACGCCTATGTCGAAGCGATGAATGGCATGCTTCAGCAAGCCAAGCGAGCAGCGCGCGGCTTCCGGACCGCCGCCAACTTCATCGCTATCGCCTATCTGCGCATGTCCAAACTCGCTCATTTACCCGACAATCCCTTGCAGGCCGCCGTGAAGCGGTCGGTTTCAATTAGGCGATACCGCGACGGTCGTCAAGTTTCACCGAAAACGTCATAG
- a CDS encoding glycoside hydrolase family protein, giving the protein MKNPDTTPDDIISQVRVKLLDPLGKSIEGLKYQIREGQKIVAKGVTDGKGQIACFTSRVGAELTVHVERFASEEMKQIKTLYPWNENFKVKVVSGKVKEEIPLEKSKGPPGQYQRKTHTVKKGETLGRIAIKYHTSAEILARMNGIELESIIHIDQVLKVPLEKNGAGGSAPTPTSTPAQAQAQAPVPAHGPTRAPQPAPAQKPAPAPNAEQRQAPASASAAAPAPAPAPAPAPAHPPSPAQAPPTKAPAPLPTPAQPSGPSPNGVPISGPVPTKKVDDRGENGTPKATVNMQCDQTGCIKLGDTGVIVEEINLRLMGFGGTVSSPAPLSKFTAATEAAVKQFQRDFMGVAETGRVCGAVVRALDQFRQEYTINVNAMRCPCGTCTGFGTGLRDSSTTGIRRAGHVIVGVEHPGMHRGIIWIARAALFYISKTDKALGYRFCRVASAYRCWHENVRQNNRKTVNHMGLALDLQYFKGNSTTRCEGSDIDNLRRDVFIKRLGAKLGPRVPNAAWLEPRVFANGDQGAFSWVHVDITGIAAQYLDTRFFTRTTEGANGDTLMRMVELESRFGLKNCGGIPPRPPAVKTDRLPILSLKPSKKLFDFIIGWEKFKESAYNDNKKNCTIGIGHLIGNKTCEALAAERDPKYEKYKNVVLSEKEGLELLLSDMQEAIGQVQNAVKVPMYQHEYDALLSLIFNAGRPKKFPKLFNKLNTSQYVECTAEFSDITSGGDKGLLKRRKSEVNLFLHNIYDSTH; this is encoded by the coding sequence ATGAAAAATCCGGATACAACGCCTGACGACATCATCAGTCAAGTCAGGGTGAAATTGCTCGATCCTTTAGGCAAGAGCATCGAGGGACTGAAGTATCAGATCCGCGAAGGGCAGAAGATTGTTGCCAAGGGTGTGACCGACGGCAAAGGGCAGATCGCATGCTTCACCTCGCGCGTCGGCGCCGAATTGACGGTGCACGTCGAGCGCTTTGCCAGCGAAGAAATGAAGCAAATCAAGACGCTGTATCCATGGAATGAAAATTTCAAGGTCAAAGTCGTGAGCGGGAAGGTCAAGGAGGAAATTCCGCTTGAAAAATCCAAAGGGCCACCGGGTCAGTACCAGCGTAAGACGCACACGGTGAAAAAGGGCGAAACGCTGGGCAGGATTGCGATCAAGTACCACACCAGTGCCGAGATCCTGGCGCGGATGAACGGCATCGAACTTGAATCGATTATCCATATTGACCAAGTGCTTAAAGTGCCGCTCGAAAAAAACGGTGCAGGTGGGAGCGCCCCTACGCCGACGTCCACCCCGGCTCAGGCTCAGGCTCAGGCTCCGGTTCCGGCTCACGGCCCGACTCGGGCTCCACAGCCAGCACCGGCTCAGAAACCTGCACCCGCCCCTAACGCTGAGCAGAGGCAAGCGCCTGCATCGGCATCAGCTGCAGCTCCAGCTCCAGCTCCAGCTCCAGCTCCAGCCCCGGCTCACCCGCCGTCGCCAGCGCAGGCTCCCCCAACGAAAGCGCCCGCACCTCTACCGACACCTGCACAACCATCCGGTCCTTCGCCGAATGGTGTCCCGATAAGCGGACCGGTTCCGACGAAGAAGGTAGATGATCGGGGGGAGAATGGTACGCCCAAAGCGACGGTTAACATGCAGTGCGACCAGACTGGGTGCATCAAGCTGGGCGATACCGGAGTGATCGTTGAAGAAATTAACCTGCGCTTGATGGGGTTTGGAGGCACGGTCAGCAGCCCGGCACCGTTAAGTAAGTTCACGGCCGCTACCGAAGCGGCAGTGAAACAATTTCAACGAGATTTTATGGGAGTCGCAGAAACCGGAAGAGTCTGTGGCGCTGTTGTTCGGGCGCTCGACCAGTTCCGACAGGAGTATACGATTAACGTTAATGCGATGAGATGCCCCTGCGGAACGTGTACGGGGTTCGGCACCGGGTTGCGCGATTCATCTACAACCGGGATTCGTCGGGCAGGGCATGTTATTGTTGGGGTGGAGCACCCGGGTATGCACCGTGGAATTATTTGGATTGCTCGTGCAGCTCTTTTTTATATCAGTAAAACGGATAAGGCACTGGGTTATAGATTTTGTCGTGTTGCCTCGGCCTATCGTTGTTGGCATGAAAACGTCCGACAAAATAATCGGAAAACGGTTAACCACATGGGACTTGCTTTGGACTTGCAGTACTTCAAAGGAAACTCCACTACTCGTTGCGAAGGTAGTGATATCGATAACCTGCGGCGGGATGTTTTTATCAAGAGGCTCGGCGCGAAGCTGGGGCCGCGCGTTCCAAACGCTGCTTGGCTAGAGCCTCGTGTATTCGCAAACGGCGACCAGGGAGCGTTCAGCTGGGTCCATGTCGACATCACCGGGATTGCCGCACAATACCTGGACACGCGTTTTTTTACCAGGACGACTGAGGGCGCCAACGGTGACACTTTAATGCGCATGGTGGAGCTCGAAAGCCGTTTCGGCTTGAAAAACTGCGGTGGCATACCGCCTAGACCTCCCGCAGTAAAAACCGACCGGCTTCCGATATTGTCATTGAAGCCGTCGAAAAAGCTCTTCGATTTTATTATCGGGTGGGAGAAGTTTAAAGAAAGCGCATATAACGACAACAAGAAAAATTGCACGATTGGGATTGGTCACCTTATCGGCAATAAGACATGCGAAGCTTTGGCTGCTGAGCGCGATCCTAAATATGAGAAATATAAAAATGTAGTTCTTTCCGAAAAGGAAGGATTGGAGTTGTTGCTTTCCGACATGCAAGAGGCAATCGGTCAAGTTCAAAATGCTGTGAAGGTACCGATGTACCAGCATGAATATGATGCCCTGCTTAGTTTGATTTTTAACGCGGGTCGCCCTAAAAAATTTCCTAAGCTGTTCAATAAGTTAAATACTTCGCAGTATGTAGAGTGCACCGCAGAATTTTCTGATATTACCAGCGGCGGCGATAAGGGATTGCTTAAGCGAAGAAAGTCAGAGGTAAACTTGTTTTTACACAATATTTACGATTCGACTCATTGA